Proteins encoded within one genomic window of Hahella chejuensis KCTC 2396:
- the smrA gene encoding DNA endonuclease SmrA, with the protein MQEDKDDLFAEEMSGVKPLPRHNQADVKKAKEDTPGQEARRKAAVRHKLLDLNFLSSDDHVEILKSNDLLEYKKDGVQHGVYKKLRLGQYQIEARLDLHRKTVEEARVEVFQFVRDCLRYDLRTVIILHGKGDRNQNQEAVIKSYVNRWLREFDEVLAFHSAQKQHGGSGAVYVLLRKSDREKQNNRERFGSR; encoded by the coding sequence AATGTCAGGGGTCAAGCCATTGCCCCGCCATAATCAGGCGGACGTCAAGAAAGCCAAGGAAGATACGCCCGGACAGGAAGCTCGCCGTAAAGCCGCCGTCAGGCACAAGCTGCTGGATCTTAACTTTCTCAGTTCCGACGACCATGTCGAGATACTGAAAAGCAACGACCTGCTCGAATACAAAAAAGATGGCGTGCAGCATGGGGTGTATAAAAAGCTCCGGCTCGGCCAGTACCAGATCGAAGCGCGCCTGGACCTGCATCGCAAAACGGTGGAGGAAGCGCGGGTAGAGGTGTTCCAGTTTGTGCGCGATTGTCTGCGTTACGATTTACGCACGGTGATCATCCTGCATGGCAAGGGCGACCGTAATCAGAATCAGGAAGCGGTTATCAAGAGTTACGTTAATCGCTGGTTGCGGGAATTCGACGAAGTACTGGCGTTTCACAGCGCGCAAAAACAGCATGGCGGTTCCGGCGCAGTCTATGTCCTGCTGCGCAAAAGCGACCGTGAAAAGCAGAATAACCGGGAACGTTTCGGTTCCCGCTAA
- a CDS encoding DUF2804 domain-containing protein, with translation MTSFHTPILIGEDGQPAWGRFSQPVGQINYWDYDLRTPMDQAVGPFFKEKKFNQFQFFGLLSQDLIIGVAIVDLKWVSNAFLYCFNGATGEYEEFSFLQPLARKTQFSVTPDNGDVSFGNGKSELYFNNFPSGHKLDVVLQSGLQLSAYLDFGVRQDPLRLCCPAGYNGWVYTQKSAGLPVSGHLIWKGHKYLLEHMGMMGSSDWSCGFMRRETVWKWACVSGVDSTGRRLGLNLANGVNETGMTENAMWLNGMMHPLEPVRFRFNRREPFQPWRIYSESKKIDLTFTPRGCRRDKINLWLLASNFRQMFGSYNGRIVTAQGEAIDIIDQPGFAEDHYAKW, from the coding sequence GGGGCCGTTTTTCCCAGCCAGTCGGGCAGATCAACTACTGGGATTATGATCTGCGCACTCCTATGGACCAAGCCGTAGGCCCCTTCTTCAAAGAAAAGAAGTTCAATCAGTTTCAATTTTTCGGCCTGCTCAGCCAGGATTTGATTATCGGCGTCGCCATCGTTGACCTGAAATGGGTTTCCAACGCCTTTCTCTACTGCTTTAACGGCGCCACCGGCGAGTATGAGGAATTCAGCTTCCTGCAGCCGCTTGCTCGTAAAACTCAGTTTAGCGTCACCCCGGACAACGGCGACGTGAGCTTCGGCAACGGCAAAAGCGAACTCTACTTCAATAACTTCCCTTCCGGACACAAACTCGACGTCGTTCTGCAAAGCGGACTGCAACTCTCCGCCTACCTGGATTTCGGCGTGCGCCAGGACCCTCTGCGCCTGTGCTGTCCCGCCGGATACAACGGCTGGGTCTACACCCAGAAAAGCGCTGGCCTGCCGGTGAGCGGCCACCTGATCTGGAAAGGACACAAGTACCTGCTGGAGCACATGGGCATGATGGGGTCCTCAGACTGGTCATGCGGCTTCATGCGCCGGGAAACCGTATGGAAGTGGGCCTGCGTCAGCGGCGTGGATTCCACCGGCCGTCGTCTGGGGCTGAACCTGGCCAACGGCGTCAACGAAACCGGCATGACGGAGAACGCCATGTGGTTGAACGGCATGATGCATCCACTGGAGCCGGTGCGTTTCCGCTTCAACCGCCGAGAGCCTTTCCAGCCCTGGCGGATTTACTCGGAAAGCAAAAAAATCGATCTCACGTTCACGCCGCGAGGATGCCGCCGCGACAAAATCAATCTGTGGCTGCTGGCCTCCAACTTCCGGCAAATGTTCGGCAGCTACAACGGCCGCATCGTCACCGCTCAGGGCGAAGCTATTGATATTATCGATCAGCCCGGATTCGCTGAAGATCACTATGCGAAGTGGTGA